The Sphingomonas sp. KR3-1 genome contains a region encoding:
- a CDS encoding CoA ester lyase, translated as MTEVLAARSLLFAPGDSERKLAKAGASGADLVLLDLEDAVAPPNKAAARALVAEHLRTAPRAQPQWVRINPLDTGHALADLAAIVPGAPDGIMLPKATRVEAELLHHYLTALEAAHGLPQDKIRTIVVATETAPAIFGLGNYAGCPRLAALTWGAEDSATALGATHNRDESGEYDFPYQVFRALALAGAAAAGVTPIETIHGDFRDLDGLEKVATKARRAGFRGMLAIHPDQVPVINRAFSPSSAEIERANRIVGAFAANPGAGTIGLDGEMLDMPHLKRAQAVLAMRRDEA; from the coding sequence TTGACCGAAGTGCTTGCCGCCCGATCCTTGTTGTTCGCGCCGGGGGATTCCGAGCGCAAGCTGGCCAAGGCCGGGGCGAGCGGAGCGGACCTCGTGCTGCTCGATCTCGAGGACGCGGTGGCGCCGCCGAACAAGGCCGCGGCGCGGGCGCTGGTCGCCGAGCACCTCCGGACGGCGCCCCGCGCGCAGCCGCAATGGGTGCGGATCAACCCGCTCGATACCGGGCATGCGCTGGCCGACCTCGCCGCGATCGTGCCTGGCGCTCCGGACGGGATCATGCTGCCCAAGGCGACGCGCGTCGAAGCCGAGCTGCTCCATCACTACCTCACCGCGCTCGAGGCCGCGCACGGCCTGCCCCAGGACAAGATCCGCACGATCGTGGTGGCGACCGAAACCGCGCCGGCAATCTTCGGCCTCGGCAACTATGCCGGCTGCCCGCGCCTCGCCGCGCTCACCTGGGGGGCGGAGGACAGCGCGACGGCGCTGGGCGCGACGCACAACCGGGACGAGAGCGGCGAATATGACTTCCCCTACCAGGTGTTCCGCGCGCTTGCGCTCGCCGGCGCCGCGGCGGCGGGCGTGACCCCGATCGAGACGATCCATGGCGACTTCCGCGATCTCGACGGATTGGAAAAGGTCGCAACCAAGGCACGCCGTGCGGGTTTCCGCGGGATGCTTGCCATCCATCCGGATCAGGTTCCGGTGATCAATCGCGCCTTTTCGCCGAGCTCAGCCGAAATCGAGCGCGCGAACCGCATCGTCGGCGCCTTCGCGGCCAATCCCGGCGCCGGCACGATCGGCCTCGACGGCGAAATGCTCGACATGCCGCACCTCAAGCGCGCCCAGGCCGTGCTCGCGATGCGGCGCGACGAGGCCTGA
- a CDS encoding PAS domain S-box protein has product MANTPAEPLPVGEDEFRLIADSAPVAVWVTRLDRRRSFVNRAYVAFLGVSYEEALEFDWRQIIHPDDAARLLQESIAGEASLESFALEGRYRSAQGEWRWLHSTSQPRRDAQGRHIGFIGVAHDVTEAKTAELALREREAQLSAFINQTTAGFAQVDIAGNFTLVNDRFCEIAGWSRDELMGMTMQAITHPDDLGRNLPLFEHAVRDGTPYTHEKRYVRKDGGVVWVNNSVAVIRRADGEPFGVLSVTLDVTQRREGEEALRKGEETLRLATEAAGMATWELDLETMEGSWSPNRFDLLGMPRRPDARGSFEEWLDRVHPDDRAAVQEAALRCFTEGTPYTITYRILRADDGAERWLQSHGSRIDYGDSRPSRFVGVSFDVTDRKRAEDELRRSEEGTRLAIEGAGMATWELDLGTMEGEWSANRFDLLGLPRTLDLRGTVEEWLERVHGEDRDRVEAAARRCFDEGVAYAIEYRICRADDRSERWLQSHGSRIDFADGRSSRFVGVSFDITDRKHAEEQLRESEARFRTIFEQANDFLITTTLDNRVTSVNPAVLEAIGYSRDEIIGHSIAEFMDPDQFAISMDAFNRKLQHGGSTRLTVKLRAKDGRELIWEVNSQLSLDDQGHPVALHAIGRDMTEAKRAEAHLRLLVDELNHRVKNTLAIVQGIAQQSFKDDVPPRQARAAFEGRLAALSEAHNLLTREHWSLVSMRQIIDDALRPHGGDAGRFTLDGPDLTILPKTAISLALAIHELATNAVKHGALSRPEGRVAIAWQRVREGGPARLTMRWEEQGGPAVTVPTRRGFGTRMIERGLAAELGGTVKIDFSPKGLICTVDAPLPEGAE; this is encoded by the coding sequence ATGGCCAATACGCCTGCCGAACCGCTCCCGGTGGGCGAAGACGAATTCCGCCTGATCGCGGACAGCGCTCCGGTCGCGGTATGGGTGACGCGGCTCGATCGCCGGCGCAGCTTCGTCAACCGCGCCTATGTCGCGTTCCTGGGCGTGTCCTATGAAGAGGCGCTGGAGTTCGACTGGCGGCAGATCATCCACCCCGACGACGCTGCCCGGCTGCTCCAGGAATCGATCGCCGGCGAGGCCAGCCTGGAGAGTTTCGCGCTCGAGGGCCGCTATCGCAGTGCCCAGGGCGAATGGCGCTGGCTGCACTCCACCTCGCAGCCCCGCCGCGACGCGCAGGGGCGCCATATCGGCTTCATCGGCGTCGCCCATGACGTGACCGAGGCCAAGACCGCCGAGCTCGCCCTGCGCGAGCGGGAGGCGCAGCTTTCCGCGTTCATCAACCAGACCACCGCCGGCTTCGCCCAGGTCGACATCGCGGGCAACTTCACGCTGGTGAACGATCGCTTCTGCGAGATCGCCGGCTGGAGCCGCGACGAGCTGATGGGCATGACGATGCAGGCGATCACCCATCCGGACGATCTCGGCCGCAACCTGCCGCTGTTCGAGCACGCGGTGCGCGACGGCACGCCCTACACGCACGAGAAGCGCTATGTCCGCAAGGACGGTGGCGTCGTCTGGGTGAACAATTCGGTGGCGGTGATCCGCCGCGCCGATGGCGAGCCGTTCGGCGTGCTCTCGGTGACGCTCGACGTGACGCAGCGCCGCGAAGGCGAGGAAGCGCTGCGCAAGGGCGAGGAGACGCTGCGCCTCGCCACCGAGGCGGCCGGCATGGCGACCTGGGAACTCGATCTCGAGACGATGGAAGGCAGCTGGTCGCCCAACCGCTTCGACCTTCTCGGCATGCCGCGCCGGCCCGATGCGCGCGGCAGCTTCGAGGAATGGCTCGACCGCGTGCACCCCGACGACCGTGCCGCGGTCCAGGAAGCGGCGCTGCGCTGCTTCACCGAAGGCACGCCCTACACGATCACCTATCGCATCCTGCGCGCCGATGACGGGGCCGAGCGCTGGCTGCAGAGCCATGGCAGCCGCATCGATTATGGCGACAGCCGGCCCAGCCGCTTCGTCGGCGTGTCGTTTGACGTCACCGATCGCAAGCGTGCCGAGGATGAGCTGCGCCGCAGCGAGGAAGGCACCAGGCTGGCGATCGAAGGCGCCGGCATGGCGACCTGGGAGCTCGATCTCGGCACGATGGAAGGCGAATGGTCGGCCAATCGCTTCGACCTGCTCGGCCTGCCCCGCACCCTGGACCTACGCGGCACGGTGGAAGAGTGGCTCGAGCGCGTCCATGGCGAGGATCGCGATCGGGTCGAGGCGGCGGCGCGGCGCTGCTTCGACGAGGGAGTGGCCTATGCCATCGAATATCGCATCTGCCGCGCCGACGATCGCAGCGAGCGCTGGCTGCAGAGCCATGGCAGCCGGATCGACTTCGCCGATGGCCGGTCGAGCCGCTTCGTCGGCGTCTCGTTCGACATCACCGATCGCAAGCATGCCGAGGAGCAGCTGCGCGAGAGCGAGGCGCGCTTCCGCACGATCTTCGAGCAGGCCAACGACTTCCTGATCACCACCACGCTCGACAACCGCGTGACATCGGTCAACCCGGCGGTTCTGGAGGCGATCGGCTATTCCAGGGACGAGATCATCGGCCACTCGATCGCCGAGTTCATGGATCCGGACCAGTTCGCGATCAGCATGGACGCGTTCAACCGCAAGCTCCAGCATGGCGGCTCGACCCGCCTGACCGTCAAGCTGCGCGCCAAGGACGGGCGCGAGCTGATCTGGGAAGTCAATTCGCAGCTCAGCCTCGATGACCAGGGCCACCCGGTGGCGCTGCACGCGATCGGGCGCGACATGACCGAGGCGAAGCGCGCCGAGGCGCATCTGCGGCTGCTCGTCGACGAGCTCAACCATCGCGTGAAGAACACGCTGGCGATCGTGCAGGGCATCGCGCAGCAGAGCTTCAAGGACGATGTGCCGCCGCGCCAGGCCCGCGCCGCGTTCGAAGGGCGGCTGGCGGCGCTGTCCGAGGCGCACAATTTGCTCACCCGCGAGCATTGGAGCCTCGTCTCGATGCGCCAGATCATCGACGACGCGCTGCGCCCGCATGGCGGCGATGCCGGCCGCTTCACGCTCGACGGTCCCGACCTGACGATCCTGCCCAAGACGGCGATCAGCCTGGCGCTGGCGATCCACGAGCTGGCGACCAATGCGGTGAAGCACGGCGCGCTCTCGCGGCCCGAGGGCCGGGTGGCGATCGCCTGGCAGCGCGTGCGCGAAGGCGGTCCTGCGCGGCTCACCATGCGCTGGGAAGAGCAAGGCGGCCCGGCGGTCACGGTGCCGACCCGGCGCGGCTTCGGCACCCGGATGATCGAACGTGGCCTCGCCGCCGAGCTGGGCGGCACGGTTAAGATCGATTTCAGCCCGAAAGGCCTCATTTGCACCGTCGATGCCCCCCTCCCCGAGGGCGCCGAATGA
- a CDS encoding response regulator: MSPLQGLRILVVEDEPVVAMYLEDLLDALGCETIGPASRLADGLALAEAGGFDAAILDINLGGERSTPIAETLRAHGVPFAFASGYGNPPEGFGESVPMLEKPYREAQVASALEQILGQ, from the coding sequence ATGAGCCCCCTCCAGGGCCTCCGCATCCTCGTCGTCGAGGATGAGCCGGTGGTGGCGATGTACCTCGAGGACCTGCTCGACGCGCTGGGGTGCGAGACGATCGGGCCGGCGAGCCGGCTGGCCGATGGGCTGGCGCTCGCCGAGGCCGGCGGGTTCGACGCGGCGATCCTCGATATCAATCTGGGCGGCGAACGCAGCACGCCGATCGCCGAGACGCTGCGCGCCCACGGCGTGCCCTTCGCCTTTGCCAGCGGCTATGGCAATCCTCCCGAGGGGTTCGGCGAAAGTGTGCCGATGCTCGAAAAGCCCTATCGCGAAGCGCAGGTCGCCAGCGCGCTCGAGCAGATCCTCGGGCAATAA
- a CDS encoding EAL domain-containing protein, protein MRILIVDDEPAMHASYRQVFGARSGGNAGALNAMAAELFGDDDAAAEPEPANDTLEFDCAHFNQGLDAVEAIKDSIEKGERFAVAFIDVRMPPGIDGKETARRIRALDPDINLVIVTGYSDFSPLDISRAAGPADKIFYIAKPFQAEEVMQTATALSHRWEADGKLRGAIALLEEQKLELAANESRAVHMANHDSLTDAPNRLSFLHMLGQAVKGDQCFAMAMMDLDRFKIVNDTLGHLAGDELIRMVCEILRDKVPADGFVARLGGDEFAMLYPVTGEDEAEMIAERLLKAVSISFKVFGHSVQGGASVGLMVVAPSTIHDPIDVMRRADLALNEAKHSGRGMVRLFDEAMDESIRFRRQIEGGLSEAIAKGELKLVFQPIVGRDQLEITGFEALIRWCSPEYGMVSPGMFIPIAEESNLIHELGDWVIDRAVETVKTWPGQYVSVNFSPRQFRRHNFVAHIMERVATAGVEPGRFQIEITETAIFDDVERAAETLFKLRQMGFRIALDDFGTGYSSLYNIRRFALDCLKIDRSFVDGMGRERESAAIVHSVIHLGRALGMEVVAEGVETQAQLQALRLAGCSHMQGYYLARPMDAEDALVLANNRFMGSEEPEVELSNGTHG, encoded by the coding sequence GTGCGCATTTTGATCGTGGACGACGAACCGGCGATGCACGCGTCGTATCGCCAGGTGTTCGGGGCACGCAGCGGCGGAAATGCCGGCGCGCTCAATGCCATGGCGGCCGAACTTTTCGGCGATGACGATGCCGCTGCCGAGCCCGAACCGGCCAACGATACGCTCGAATTCGACTGCGCGCATTTCAACCAGGGGCTCGACGCGGTCGAGGCGATCAAGGATTCGATCGAGAAGGGCGAGCGCTTCGCCGTCGCGTTCATCGACGTGCGCATGCCACCGGGCATCGACGGCAAGGAAACTGCCCGCCGCATCCGCGCGCTCGATCCGGACATCAACCTGGTGATCGTCACCGGCTATTCCGATTTCTCGCCGCTCGACATCAGCCGCGCCGCCGGTCCGGCCGACAAGATCTTCTACATCGCCAAGCCCTTCCAGGCCGAGGAAGTGATGCAGACCGCCACGGCGCTGTCGCATCGCTGGGAAGCCGATGGCAAGCTGCGCGGCGCGATCGCCCTGCTCGAGGAGCAGAAGCTCGAGCTGGCCGCGAATGAATCGCGCGCCGTCCACATGGCCAACCATGATTCGCTGACCGACGCACCCAATCGCCTTTCCTTCCTCCACATGCTCGGCCAGGCCGTGAAGGGCGACCAGTGCTTCGCGATGGCGATGATGGACCTCGACCGGTTCAAGATCGTCAACGACACGCTCGGCCATCTCGCCGGCGACGAGCTGATCCGCATGGTCTGCGAGATCCTGCGCGACAAGGTGCCGGCGGACGGCTTCGTCGCCCGGCTGGGCGGCGACGAATTCGCGATGCTCTACCCGGTGACGGGCGAGGACGAGGCGGAGATGATCGCCGAGCGGCTGCTCAAGGCGGTCTCGATCAGCTTCAAGGTGTTCGGCCATTCGGTGCAGGGCGGCGCCTCGGTCGGCCTGATGGTCGTCGCGCCGAGCACGATCCACGATCCGATCGACGTGATGCGCCGCGCCGACCTGGCGCTCAACGAGGCCAAGCACAGCGGCCGCGGCATGGTCCGCCTGTTCGACGAGGCGATGGATGAATCGATCCGCTTCCGCCGCCAGATCGAAGGCGGGCTTTCGGAGGCCATCGCCAAGGGCGAGCTCAAGCTGGTCTTCCAGCCGATCGTCGGCCGCGACCAGCTCGAGATCACCGGCTTCGAGGCGCTGATCCGCTGGTGCAGCCCCGAATATGGCATGGTCTCGCCGGGCATGTTCATCCCGATCGCCGAGGAATCGAACCTGATCCACGAGCTGGGCGACTGGGTGATCGATCGCGCGGTGGAGACGGTGAAGACCTGGCCGGGGCAATATGTCTCGGTGAACTTCTCGCCGCGCCAGTTCCGCCGCCACAATTTCGTCGCGCACATCATGGAGCGCGTCGCCACCGCCGGGGTCGAGCCGGGCCGTTTCCAGATCGAGATCACCGAGACGGCGATCTTCGACGATGTCGAGCGCGCCGCCGAGACGCTGTTCAAGCTGCGCCAGATGGGCTTCCGCATCGCGCTCGACGATTTCGGCACCGGCTATTCGAGCCTCTACAATATCCGTCGTTTCGCGCTCGATTGCCTGAAGATCGACCGCAGCTTCGTCGATGGCATGGGCCGCGAGCGCGAGAGCGCCGCGATCGTCCATTCGGTCATCCATCTCGGCCGCGCGCTGGGCATGGAAGTGGTCGCCGAAGGCGTCGAGACCCAGGCCCAGCTCCAGGCGCTCCGCCTGGCCGGCTGCAGTCACATGCAGGGCTATTATCTCGCCCGCCCGATGGACGCCGAAGACGCGCTGGTGCTGGCGAACAACCGCTTCATGGGCAGCGAGGAGCCCGAAGTCGAGCTGAGCAACGGGACGCACGGCTGA
- a CDS encoding CHASE4 domain-containing protein: MAVAGRLKAPASLGAKLVLILTGVGVVGAAALTLLLVSVITPSFNQLERAAVDAHVARTQAVVHDVSAKVENAVRDYGDWTSSYDYMANPTRAFENESFSTLAMVNLDVNGMAYVRPDRSIVIARWLDLEKQADVPAMRARLADTIARLDFAHALKGQSSAGFFIRLGNTLAAVGIAQVRKSDGSGAPRGYVLMARAVTAAQLSTLLQLKASLALDNPVAEVTKTPGASRTRIAVPIPGADGRSVATATYTVPRDLSTLGTRMLLLAVIGSSVLLAIVLLALRRMIARLVLAPLKRVEQHMGVVRASGTLGILTDKQRDDEIGSLVTSFNSMLKQLKDLREQLEVQSFTLGRSESAVAVMHNVRNALNPISTIMSQGLGTGAPMDRALLDRALSELANEDVPAVRRQKLVAFLAAAIESIEQERSDRRSQIAVGREALHHVLEIIGQQQEAAHERPPLDACDITDIVAQNATIARYSGGTSIAFSFPSATHRVMANRVILSQVVGNLFANAAEAIAAAGRNSGSIAVTIHAKGDVTEIHIRDDGEGFDPAQAPTLFQRGFSTRAHKSGGLGLHWCANSMLAMEGKLELVSDGKGTGAKAILTLGTAQLAQPSGIAA, translated from the coding sequence ATGGCGGTCGCGGGGCGCCTCAAGGCGCCGGCGTCGCTCGGCGCGAAGCTGGTCCTGATCCTGACCGGCGTCGGCGTGGTCGGCGCCGCTGCGCTCACCTTGCTGCTCGTCTCCGTCATCACGCCGAGTTTCAACCAGCTCGAACGGGCCGCGGTCGACGCGCATGTCGCGCGCACCCAGGCCGTGGTCCACGACGTCTCGGCCAAGGTCGAGAATGCGGTGCGCGACTATGGCGACTGGACCTCGTCCTACGATTACATGGCCAATCCGACGCGCGCCTTCGAGAATGAGAGCTTCTCGACGCTCGCCATGGTCAATCTCGACGTCAACGGCATGGCCTATGTCCGGCCCGACCGCTCGATCGTGATCGCGCGCTGGCTCGACCTGGAGAAGCAGGCCGACGTCCCGGCGATGCGCGCGCGCCTGGCCGACACGATCGCCCGGCTCGATTTCGCGCATGCGCTGAAGGGGCAGAGCTCCGCCGGCTTCTTCATCCGCCTCGGCAACACGCTCGCCGCGGTCGGCATCGCGCAGGTCCGCAAGAGCGACGGCAGCGGCGCCCCGCGCGGCTATGTGCTGATGGCCCGCGCCGTCACGGCCGCGCAGCTCAGCACCCTGCTCCAGCTCAAGGCGAGCCTGGCGCTGGACAATCCCGTCGCCGAAGTCACCAAGACGCCGGGCGCCAGCCGCACCCGCATCGCCGTGCCGATCCCCGGCGCCGATGGCCGCTCGGTCGCCACCGCCACCTATACGGTCCCGCGCGACCTTTCGACGCTCGGCACGCGCATGCTGCTGCTCGCCGTGATCGGGTCGTCGGTGCTGTTGGCGATCGTGCTGCTCGCGCTGCGCCGGATGATAGCCCGGCTGGTGCTCGCGCCGCTCAAGCGCGTCGAGCAGCATATGGGCGTGGTCCGCGCCTCGGGCACGCTCGGCATCCTCACCGACAAGCAGCGCGACGACGAGATCGGCAGCCTGGTCACCAGCTTCAATTCGATGCTCAAGCAGCTCAAGGACCTGCGCGAGCAGCTCGAGGTGCAGAGCTTCACCCTGGGCCGCAGCGAGAGCGCGGTGGCGGTGATGCACAATGTCCGCAACGCGCTCAATCCGATCAGCACGATCATGAGCCAGGGGCTGGGCACCGGCGCGCCGATGGACCGCGCGCTCCTCGACCGCGCGCTGTCCGAGCTGGCGAACGAGGACGTGCCGGCGGTGCGCCGCCAGAAGCTCGTCGCCTTCCTCGCCGCCGCGATCGAAAGCATTGAGCAGGAACGTTCGGACCGTCGCAGCCAGATCGCGGTCGGCCGCGAGGCGTTGCACCATGTGCTCGAGATCATCGGCCAGCAGCAGGAAGCCGCGCATGAGCGGCCGCCGCTCGACGCCTGCGACATCACCGACATCGTCGCCCAGAACGCCACGATCGCGCGCTATTCGGGCGGGACTTCGATCGCGTTCAGCTTCCCCTCGGCCACGCACCGGGTGATGGCCAACCGCGTGATCCTGAGCCAGGTGGTCGGCAACCTCTTCGCCAACGCCGCCGAGGCGATCGCCGCGGCGGGGCGCAACAGCGGCTCGATCGCCGTGACGATCCACGCCAAGGGCGACGTGACCGAGATCCACATCCGCGACGACGGCGAAGGCTTCGATCCCGCCCAGGCGCCGACGCTGTTCCAGCGCGGCTTCTCGACTCGCGCGCACAAGTCGGGCGGGCTGGGGCTGCACTGGTGCGCCAATTCGATGCTGGCGATGGAAGGCAAGCTCGAGCTGGTCAGCGACGGCAAGGGAACGGGCGCCAAGGCGATCCTGACGCTGGGCACCGCGCAACTCGCCCAGCCGAGCGGCATCGCGGCCTAG